In Polyangiaceae bacterium, a genomic segment contains:
- a CDS encoding class I SAM-dependent rRNA methyltransferase: protein MRLKPGHVQPVWAGHPWIYAQAVDRIEGAPAAGDEVDVFDPRGQHLGRGLYSPGSAIAVRLFTRQQESLNASLLTKRVSAAAQLRRQLGFPNADTTAFRLIHAEGDQLPGLIVDRFGDALVVQFGTRGMQRLRDSISASLQEVTGCSVIIDRTSVRTAKAEGFEVGPAFIAGQTDSLRFRERGLDFELPTELTQKTGYYLDQRPLRDVIERLAASNVQSGGGGRVLDGYCFVGSAALAATRGGAKQVHAVDSSAPALEVGERLAEQNGLSGIRFQKEDMRRYLEQAEPESFDLVICDPPKLAPNRSAKNKALDAMRKLAQGATRACTEGGIVILCSCSAAIGLFELRRAMALGARDAGRRAVVLERVFQGGDHPVPAAFPEGQYLTNLVVQVSGY, encoded by the coding sequence CTGCGCCTCAAGCCTGGTCACGTTCAGCCCGTCTGGGCCGGACACCCCTGGATCTACGCCCAAGCGGTCGATCGCATCGAGGGCGCGCCCGCCGCTGGCGACGAAGTCGACGTGTTCGACCCCCGCGGACAACACCTCGGCCGCGGCCTGTACTCACCGGGTTCAGCCATCGCGGTCCGCTTGTTCACGCGTCAGCAGGAGTCCCTAAACGCGAGCTTGCTGACCAAGCGGGTCTCGGCGGCGGCGCAACTCCGGCGCCAGCTCGGCTTCCCCAACGCCGACACGACCGCCTTTCGCCTGATCCATGCCGAGGGCGACCAGCTTCCGGGGCTGATCGTCGACCGCTTTGGAGACGCGCTGGTCGTGCAGTTTGGCACCCGGGGCATGCAGCGATTGCGGGACAGCATCAGCGCCTCACTGCAGGAAGTGACCGGCTGCTCGGTGATCATCGACCGCACCAGCGTGCGCACCGCCAAAGCCGAAGGCTTCGAGGTGGGGCCGGCATTCATCGCAGGGCAGACGGACAGCCTGCGCTTTCGCGAGCGCGGCCTGGACTTCGAACTGCCCACGGAGCTGACGCAGAAGACGGGCTACTACCTGGATCAGCGCCCGCTGCGGGACGTGATCGAGCGACTCGCGGCGAGCAACGTCCAGTCCGGTGGCGGCGGCCGGGTCCTTGACGGCTACTGCTTCGTTGGCAGTGCCGCGCTGGCGGCAACGCGCGGCGGAGCAAAGCAAGTCCACGCCGTCGACTCGAGCGCCCCCGCGCTCGAAGTCGGTGAGCGCCTGGCGGAGCAGAATGGCCTCTCGGGGATCCGCTTCCAGAAGGAGGACATGCGGCGCTACCTCGAGCAGGCGGAGCCCGAGAGCTTCGACCTCGTGATCTGCGACCCACCCAAGCTGGCCCCGAACCGCAGCGCGAAGAACAAAGCGTTAGATGCCATGCGGAAATTAGCTCAAGGCGCTACGCGAGCGTGCACCGAAGGCGGCATCGTCATCCTCTGCTCTTGCTCGGCGGCCATCGGTCTCTTCGAGCTGCGGCGCGCAATGGCGCTCGGCGCGCGTGACGCGGGTCGCCGTGCGGTGGTCCTCGAGCGCGTATTCCAAGGCGGCGATCACCCGGTGCCAGCCGCCTTCCCCGAGGGCCAGTACCTCACGAACCTCGTGGTTCAGGTGAGTGGCTACTGA
- a CDS encoding porin family protein: MKTRLTALSVVFATCAVPVLVSSTAYAQEECPPGSWFCEDAGGDVDVDDEADPADEPPPPERVDVPKRRTKRPPPIVVYQPEGEPPPTVVVVKERQAPEPPPQPKKPRWKREWGLNLRLQGVMMSKKDDNYTNGDGVDDRGMGGLGVGLRYRPKPHFAFEVGLDFFGGRDYQADEREETALTFNGLVFFNPKDKFQLYALGGFGFTGAHVKLDRSQALVNGSAEERDYSYFGLQAGLGLEWRLARKTALNFDIIGFVRGRTDDAAQYEYEYTDPETGRQTNSSGGGLARLGLTFYW; encoded by the coding sequence ATGAAGACGCGGCTCACCGCACTCAGCGTTGTCTTTGCCACTTGTGCTGTTCCGGTATTGGTCAGCAGCACTGCCTATGCCCAAGAGGAATGTCCTCCCGGATCCTGGTTCTGCGAGGACGCAGGTGGTGACGTCGACGTCGATGACGAAGCGGACCCCGCGGACGAGCCGCCGCCTCCGGAGCGCGTCGACGTGCCGAAGCGGCGCACCAAGCGTCCCCCGCCCATCGTGGTCTACCAACCCGAAGGTGAGCCACCGCCCACCGTGGTCGTGGTCAAGGAGCGTCAGGCTCCCGAGCCACCGCCCCAGCCGAAGAAGCCGCGCTGGAAGCGCGAGTGGGGCCTGAACTTGCGCCTGCAGGGCGTGATGATGAGCAAGAAGGACGACAACTACACCAACGGCGACGGTGTCGATGACCGTGGCATGGGTGGTCTTGGTGTCGGCCTGCGCTACCGACCAAAGCCTCACTTCGCGTTCGAGGTCGGCTTGGACTTCTTCGGTGGCCGCGACTACCAGGCTGACGAGCGCGAAGAGACAGCGCTCACCTTCAACGGGTTGGTCTTCTTCAACCCGAAAGACAAGTTCCAGCTCTACGCCCTGGGTGGCTTCGGGTTCACCGGCGCTCACGTGAAGCTCGACCGCAGTCAAGCGCTGGTCAACGGAAGCGCTGAGGAGCGAGACTACAGCTACTTCGGGCTCCAAGCTGGCCTTGGCCTCGAGTGGCGCTTGGCTCGCAAGACCGCGCTGAACTTCGACATCATCGGCTTCGTGCGCGGACGCACCGACGACGCAGCTCAGTACGAGTACGAGTACACGGATCCGGAGACGGGACGCCAAACCAACTCTTCGGGTGGTGGCTTGGCGCGCTTGGGTCTCACCTTCTACTGGTGA
- the lnt gene encoding apolipoprotein N-acyltransferase translates to MNSPFVGPKPARIELRHRPTTAAVLGGLCFALTAPPINFHVGVPLGLAALFLASELPAGTPKGKRRAFFRGWLWATSAGLLGLRFVPAVVDRFTPLGVAGGLLALLLLAAFQALGWGLGTLLAWLLEARLRVDRRLAFPCGVLFACMWPGVFAWTPGALLSEWVPVIQLAEVVGERGLSFLMALGVACIAWPLRDRFREATPVPPGSRFHHPVVSVALGVGVWAALFGYGLLRLNALAAPEARVKVALIQPATDARLRWEPSQRMEILSRLRRVTVEAEAAGAELSIWPEAAYPFLLSPVAGHEPRGGRAIHINGVKGPVLLGTLTPARAPAGERPEGQYNAATLIDAQGHQQRVQAKLQLLWFGESLPFGAQSIPWLRKVFFRAGGLVPGDEVVLLTHPTQHGELRMAVLNCYEDILPAVGRRMAAEGPNLLVNVTNDAWFEGSIESALHLRLSVLRAVETRRDLVRAVNLGLPAWIDRSGRVRELGSPRPAGYTLVTPGMTNSSPTFYVRFGDYPLLTLLALLISLRGFRVARERRAQADAPQS, encoded by the coding sequence TTGAATTCCCCGTTCGTAGGCCCTAAGCCTGCCCGCATCGAGCTACGTCACCGACCGACGACTGCAGCCGTGCTCGGCGGGCTGTGCTTTGCGCTGACGGCGCCTCCCATCAACTTTCACGTGGGGGTGCCGCTCGGGTTGGCTGCGCTGTTTCTTGCGTCTGAGCTGCCCGCTGGGACGCCCAAGGGCAAGCGACGGGCTTTCTTCCGTGGCTGGCTGTGGGCGACCTCGGCGGGGCTCCTGGGGCTGCGCTTCGTACCAGCGGTGGTCGACCGCTTCACGCCCCTCGGAGTGGCAGGTGGACTCCTGGCGCTGCTGTTGCTGGCTGCCTTTCAGGCGTTGGGCTGGGGCCTCGGGACGTTGCTCGCGTGGTTGCTCGAGGCGCGCCTGAGGGTAGACCGGCGCCTCGCGTTTCCTTGCGGTGTGCTGTTTGCGTGCATGTGGCCAGGTGTATTCGCTTGGACTCCGGGCGCCCTGCTCTCCGAGTGGGTGCCGGTGATCCAACTCGCCGAGGTCGTCGGCGAGCGCGGACTGAGCTTCCTGATGGCGCTCGGTGTCGCCTGCATCGCTTGGCCTCTGCGCGATCGTTTCCGCGAGGCGACGCCGGTTCCTCCTGGGTCTCGCTTCCACCACCCTGTGGTCAGCGTTGCCTTGGGAGTAGGTGTTTGGGCTGCGCTGTTTGGCTATGGTTTGCTGCGCCTCAACGCGCTGGCGGCGCCCGAGGCTCGCGTGAAGGTGGCGCTCATCCAACCCGCGACTGACGCGCGGCTGCGCTGGGAGCCAAGCCAGCGCATGGAGATCCTCAGCCGACTACGTCGCGTAACGGTTGAGGCCGAGGCGGCAGGTGCGGAGCTCAGCATCTGGCCAGAGGCAGCGTACCCATTCCTCTTGAGCCCCGTGGCGGGACACGAGCCACGAGGCGGACGTGCGATTCACATCAACGGCGTGAAGGGCCCAGTGTTGCTGGGCACCCTCACGCCTGCGCGGGCGCCTGCGGGCGAGCGACCTGAAGGGCAATACAACGCGGCGACGCTGATTGACGCCCAAGGCCACCAGCAACGCGTTCAAGCCAAGCTCCAGTTGCTTTGGTTCGGCGAGAGCCTGCCGTTTGGGGCCCAGTCGATCCCTTGGCTACGTAAGGTGTTCTTCCGCGCCGGCGGTTTGGTCCCCGGTGACGAGGTAGTGCTGCTCACCCATCCCACCCAGCACGGCGAGCTGCGCATGGCGGTGTTGAACTGCTACGAGGACATCCTGCCTGCAGTTGGACGCCGGATGGCCGCTGAAGGGCCGAACCTGCTGGTCAACGTGACCAACGACGCGTGGTTCGAGGGCAGCATCGAGTCCGCGCTGCACTTGCGGCTGAGTGTGCTGCGGGCAGTGGAGACACGGCGTGATCTCGTGCGCGCTGTGAACCTCGGGTTGCCCGCCTGGATCGATCGCAGCGGCCGAGTGCGAGAGCTTGGGTCGCCCAGGCCGGCGGGCTACACCCTGGTCACGCCTGGCATGACCAACTCGTCGCCGACGTTCTACGTGAGGTTCGGCGACTACCCGTTGCTCACCCTGCTCGCCTTGCTCATCTCTCTACGTGGTTTCCGTGTGGCAAGAGAGCGACGCGCACAAGCTGATGCTCCGCAGAGCTGA
- a CDS encoding HU family DNA-binding protein, whose translation MAGKRLTKAQVVAELATATDLDKKSINKVFEALTDLIRKQLTGRGPGEFVVPGLVKLRVVKKPATKERQGINPFTKEPMTIEAKPASKKVRATALKALKDLVQ comes from the coding sequence ATGGCTGGTAAGAGGCTGACGAAGGCGCAGGTGGTCGCGGAGCTCGCAACGGCAACGGACCTCGACAAGAAGAGCATCAACAAGGTTTTCGAGGCGCTCACGGATCTGATCCGTAAGCAGCTCACGGGTCGTGGACCGGGCGAGTTCGTCGTTCCCGGTTTGGTGAAGCTTCGCGTGGTCAAGAAGCCGGCCACCAAGGAGCGTCAGGGCATCAACCCCTTCACCAAGGAGCCCATGACGATCGAGGCCAAGCCGGCGAGCAAGAAGGTGCGCGCAACCGCACTCAAGGCTCTCAAGGACCTGGTTCAGTGA
- the ybeY gene encoding rRNA maturation RNase YbeY: MPSYVSRRAPGSAALPARRVKSLADQMLRALDLESAELSVLLTSDSEIHELNRVHRGKDKPTDVLAFALEEADTGTEELPFRVLGDVVISLDTAERQAKQRRHQLVDEVRFLLAHGLLHLIGYDHQTDAEEAEMDAETKRLVEAAGGPNRSKTPPATKKKREAGPASRKHGNARR, from the coding sequence ATGCCTAGCTACGTCTCGCGCCGTGCACCGGGCTCTGCAGCGCTCCCTGCACGGCGCGTGAAGTCTCTCGCCGATCAGATGCTGCGGGCGCTCGACCTCGAGAGCGCGGAGCTCTCAGTGCTGTTGACCAGCGACAGCGAGATCCACGAGCTCAATCGAGTTCACCGCGGAAAAGACAAGCCGACGGATGTGCTCGCGTTTGCCTTGGAAGAAGCGGACACGGGCACTGAGGAGCTGCCCTTCCGCGTGCTGGGCGACGTCGTGATTTCCCTCGACACGGCGGAGCGCCAAGCCAAGCAGCGGCGTCACCAGCTAGTGGACGAAGTGCGCTTCCTGCTCGCCCATGGCTTGCTCCATCTGATTGGCTACGACCACCAGACAGACGCCGAGGAAGCCGAAATGGACGCTGAGACCAAGCGCTTGGTGGAAGCCGCCGGGGGGCCGAACCGCTCCAAAACACCCCCTGCTACGAAAAAAAAACGCGAGGCCGGACCGGCGTCGCGGAAGCACGGAAACGCCCGCCGCTGA
- the fsa gene encoding fructose-6-phosphate aldolase → MKIFIDSADIGEIKEAAAMGAIDGVTTNPSLLAKTGRTLQDSIPEICEVVDGPVSAEVIATDTAGILEEGRKLAKLHPNVVVKVPLIIDGLKAVRQFTSEGIKTNVTLCFSPSQALLAAKAGATMISPFVGRLDDISMPGMELVEQIINIYQNYGLETEVLVASVRHPIHFVEAALMGADISTLPLKVIQQLAQHPLTDIGLAKFLEDAKKIPKA, encoded by the coding sequence ATGAAGATCTTCATCGACAGCGCTGACATCGGCGAAATCAAAGAGGCCGCAGCCATGGGCGCCATCGACGGTGTGACCACCAACCCGTCCCTGTTGGCGAAGACCGGGCGCACCCTGCAAGATTCCATTCCGGAGATCTGCGAGGTCGTGGACGGCCCCGTGAGCGCGGAAGTCATCGCAACCGATACCGCGGGGATCTTGGAAGAAGGCCGCAAGCTCGCCAAGCTCCACCCGAACGTGGTGGTGAAGGTGCCGCTGATCATCGACGGCTTGAAGGCGGTGCGTCAGTTCACCAGCGAAGGCATCAAGACCAACGTCACGCTGTGCTTCTCCCCGAGCCAAGCACTCCTCGCGGCGAAGGCGGGCGCCACGATGATCTCACCCTTCGTGGGACGCCTCGACGACATCTCGATGCCGGGCATGGAGTTGGTGGAGCAGATCATCAACATCTATCAGAACTACGGGCTGGAAACCGAGGTGCTGGTTGCCAGCGTGCGCCACCCGATCCACTTCGTCGAGGCCGCGCTGATGGGCGCTGACATCTCGACGCTGCCGCTCAAGGTGATTCAGCAACTCGCGCAGCATCCCCTGACGGACATCGGCCTCGCTAAGTTCCTCGAGGATGCAAAGAAGATCCCGAAGGCCTGA
- a CDS encoding DUF4156 domain-containing protein, translating into MKKLTALGSSIALVTLCGGGCVTPLEQGRGVEMSGGPPAMSGFDPSNCVQLGFVVGHSGGLGGEWITNDTLIESAMNDLRNQAAELGANFIQYDTPTLGVLEGNHGSNTTTATVSGVAYRCDDRGSPETASDIALSASTDDSPPPKKSEKRARKPTKRTEPDKAPANANSEGCKPKSARACVGEGDCNGAQVCQDDGKAFAPCDCNVGLMQ; encoded by the coding sequence GTGAAGAAACTTACTGCGCTGGGCTCATCCATTGCGTTGGTTACGCTGTGCGGAGGCGGATGTGTGACGCCCCTCGAACAGGGACGCGGCGTCGAGATGTCGGGCGGTCCCCCTGCCATGTCTGGATTCGATCCGTCCAACTGCGTTCAGCTGGGCTTCGTCGTAGGCCACTCCGGAGGCCTCGGCGGGGAGTGGATCACGAACGACACCTTGATTGAGTCTGCGATGAACGACTTGCGCAACCAGGCTGCTGAGCTTGGCGCGAACTTCATCCAATACGATACGCCAACCCTCGGTGTGCTCGAAGGCAACCACGGCTCGAACACCACGACGGCCACCGTCAGCGGAGTCGCCTACCGGTGTGACGATCGGGGCAGCCCGGAGACGGCCAGCGACATCGCACTGTCCGCGTCGACGGACGACTCACCTCCCCCCAAGAAATCCGAAAAGCGCGCGCGGAAGCCAACGAAGCGCACGGAGCCGGACAAGGCGCCCGCGAACGCCAACTCCGAGGGCTGCAAACCGAAGTCGGCGCGGGCGTGCGTTGGCGAAGGGGACTGCAACGGAGCGCAGGTTTGTCAGGACGACGGGAAGGCGTTCGCTCCCTGCGACTGCAACGTGGGCCTGATGCAGTAA